One genomic segment of Arthrobacter sp. Marseille-P9274 includes these proteins:
- a CDS encoding UPF0158 family protein, which translates to MLSIDAIDMDLLITAMEISDTFEAQWWLDPSTGQVEMTSEDAGNSLPAWDLDDHGAVPIPPDDPQRGYRDMRDFIATLDDEQARATLHHAIEGKRPYRRFKDAVYHYPKIRDDWYAFHQRRMRQHAITWLVAEELVDPAEAQQAMAQA; encoded by the coding sequence ATGCTCAGCATCGACGCCATCGACATGGACCTGCTGATTACGGCCATGGAAATCAGCGACACCTTCGAAGCCCAATGGTGGCTGGATCCGAGCACCGGACAAGTAGAAATGACCAGCGAGGACGCCGGCAATTCCCTCCCCGCCTGGGATCTCGACGACCACGGCGCCGTCCCCATCCCCCCGGACGACCCCCAGCGCGGCTACCGCGACATGCGCGACTTCATCGCCACCCTCGACGACGAGCAGGCCCGCGCCACCCTGCACCACGCCATCGAAGGGAAGCGGCCCTACCGCCGCTTCAAGGACGCCGTTTACCACTACCCCAAGATCCGCGACGACTGGTACGCCTTCCACCAGAGGCGCATGCGCCAGCACGCCATCACCTGGCTCGTCGCCGAAGAGCTCGTCGACCCCGCCGAAGCCCAGCAGGCCATGGCCCAGGCCTGA
- a CDS encoding amidase, producing MTKLHYLSAVEALGLFRSRELSPVELMEAVIERAAEVNGTVNAFTEQLQDEAMAAARLAERWYLAGEYDGSALLGLPVATKEKHAIAGRSFSQGLLACAEDVAAVDHPVVERIKTAGGIIHARTTSPEFSCATVTHSPMWGVTRNPWNPDYSPGGSSGGAGAALAAGMTTLATASDIAGSTRLPASFTGNVGYKAPYGRIPGMPPLSADWYRGDGPMARTVADTALLANVMAGPHPLDHTSVGPAAPLPLEFEGVEGMRIALCIRLGDYPVMSDVEANTRAVAAALEAAGAVVEEIELPWTSRGISETIFTHFGHILGPAMERATAGNEDRLAAYTRRFMADARAAASRHTLLDGLTAEARIQAQLADAMVGFDALICPASAVSALKADEDYLDGIDVGGVKLEHYWEAHMTAPFNINNRCPVLAVPSGLADVGIPTGVQIVGHPFDDHTVFRIGAAVEKIRPWAGMTPPL from the coding sequence ATGACCAAGCTGCATTACCTGTCCGCGGTCGAGGCGCTGGGCCTGTTCCGTTCCCGCGAACTGTCGCCGGTCGAGCTGATGGAGGCCGTGATCGAGCGGGCGGCCGAGGTGAACGGGACGGTCAACGCCTTCACGGAGCAGCTGCAGGACGAGGCGATGGCCGCGGCCCGCCTCGCCGAGCGGTGGTATCTGGCGGGGGAGTACGACGGCTCGGCTCTGCTGGGGCTGCCGGTCGCGACGAAGGAGAAGCACGCGATTGCCGGGCGGAGCTTCAGCCAGGGGCTGCTGGCCTGTGCGGAGGACGTCGCCGCCGTCGACCACCCGGTGGTGGAGCGGATCAAGACGGCCGGCGGGATCATCCACGCGCGGACCACGTCGCCCGAATTCAGCTGCGCGACCGTCACGCACAGCCCGATGTGGGGCGTCACGCGGAACCCGTGGAACCCGGACTACTCGCCGGGCGGTTCGTCGGGTGGAGCCGGGGCCGCGCTTGCCGCCGGCATGACTACCTTGGCCACCGCATCGGATATTGCGGGATCGACCCGGCTTCCGGCGTCGTTCACCGGAAACGTGGGCTACAAGGCGCCGTACGGCCGGATCCCCGGGATGCCGCCGCTCTCCGCGGACTGGTACCGCGGCGACGGGCCGATGGCGCGGACCGTGGCGGACACGGCGCTGCTGGCGAACGTGATGGCGGGCCCGCACCCGTTGGACCACACCTCGGTGGGCCCGGCGGCGCCGCTGCCTCTGGAGTTCGAGGGCGTTGAGGGGATGCGGATCGCGCTGTGCATCCGGCTCGGCGACTACCCGGTGATGTCCGACGTGGAGGCCAACACGCGTGCCGTCGCCGCCGCGCTCGAGGCGGCCGGCGCGGTCGTCGAGGAGATCGAGCTGCCGTGGACAAGCCGCGGGATCAGCGAGACCATCTTCACGCACTTCGGCCACATCCTCGGGCCTGCGATGGAGAGGGCCACTGCCGGCAACGAGGACAGGCTCGCCGCGTACACCCGCCGCTTCATGGCAGATGCGCGCGCGGCCGCGTCGCGCCATACACTGCTGGACGGGCTGACGGCCGAGGCGCGGATCCAGGCGCAGCTCGCCGATGCCATGGTCGGCTTCGACGCGCTCATCTGTCCGGCCTCGGCAGTCTCCGCGCTCAAGGCGGACGAGGACTACCTGGACGGGATCGACGTCGGGGGAGTGAAGCTCGAGCACTATTGGGAGGCGCACATGACCGCGCCCTTCAACATCAACAACCGTTGCCCGGTGCTGGCTGTCCCCAGCGGCCTGGCCGATGTCGGCATCCCCACCGGCGTGCAGATCGTCGGGCACCCCTTCGACGACCACACCGTCTTCCGCATCGGCGCCGCCGTCGAGAAGATCAGGCCTTGGGCCGGCATGACGCCGCCGCTGTAG
- a CDS encoding M20 family metallo-hydrolase, whose protein sequence is MSADAFLKDFHHVATIGATPNNGVDRQAATEEDRRTRDWFAGFAAERGWEVRVDGIGNMFALLEFRPGAKFVLVGSHLDSQPLGGRFDGAYGVIAGLHAAARLEEQVRAGGELPPFNLAVVNWFNEEGGRFAPSIMGSSVFAGIMDRSTMLEVRDLQGVSVRESLGSIGYLGTDAGPEPVSYAEIHIEQGRILEREGLQLGAVDSSWYTQKLDIEVLGEQSHTGATAMADRHDALVAASKIVLMVHDVTGDFEEEALVSSVGQLTLEPNSPIVVPRRVHLVADLRSNAKSIVQAARDSLLRDIAALAEEHDIRINVKDFDIRSNQYYPESGVELTEKLAANLGLGVRRMQTMAGHDSVAMNRIVPSVMMFIPSVDGVSHCEREFSTDEDMVAGVEALTAVARELVFGALVEEDASSAAAAGAGAR, encoded by the coding sequence ATGTCCGCTGATGCCTTCCTGAAGGATTTCCACCACGTCGCCACGATCGGCGCCACGCCCAACAACGGCGTGGACCGGCAGGCGGCGACCGAGGAGGACCGCCGGACCCGCGACTGGTTCGCCGGGTTCGCCGCCGAGCGCGGCTGGGAGGTCCGGGTGGACGGGATCGGCAACATGTTCGCGCTGCTCGAGTTCCGGCCCGGGGCGAAGTTCGTGCTGGTCGGCTCGCACCTGGATAGCCAGCCGCTGGGCGGACGGTTCGACGGGGCGTACGGCGTGATCGCCGGACTGCACGCGGCGGCGCGGCTCGAGGAGCAGGTGCGGGCCGGCGGGGAGCTGCCGCCGTTCAATCTGGCGGTGGTCAACTGGTTCAACGAGGAGGGCGGGCGGTTCGCGCCGTCCATCATGGGCAGCTCGGTGTTCGCCGGAATCATGGACCGCTCGACGATGCTCGAGGTGCGGGACCTGCAGGGCGTGTCCGTGCGGGAGTCGCTCGGCTCGATCGGGTACCTGGGGACCGACGCCGGGCCGGAACCGGTCAGCTACGCGGAGATCCACATCGAGCAGGGCCGCATCCTGGAGCGCGAGGGGCTGCAGCTCGGCGCCGTGGATTCGAGCTGGTACACGCAGAAGCTGGACATCGAGGTGCTCGGCGAGCAGTCCCACACGGGGGCGACGGCGATGGCGGACCGGCACGATGCGCTGGTGGCGGCGTCGAAGATCGTGCTGATGGTGCACGACGTGACCGGCGACTTCGAGGAGGAGGCGCTGGTGTCCTCGGTGGGGCAGCTGACGCTGGAGCCGAACTCGCCGATCGTGGTGCCGCGCCGGGTGCACCTCGTAGCGGACCTGCGCTCCAACGCGAAGTCGATTGTGCAGGCGGCGCGGGATTCGCTGCTGCGGGACATCGCGGCGCTGGCCGAGGAGCACGACATCCGGATCAACGTGAAGGACTTCGACATCCGGAGCAACCAGTACTACCCGGAGTCCGGCGTGGAGCTGACCGAGAAGCTGGCCGCGAACCTGGGCCTGGGCGTGCGCCGGATGCAGACGATGGCCGGACACGACTCGGTGGCGATGAACCGGATTGTGCCGTCGGTGATGATGTTCATTCCGTCGGTGGACGGGGTCAGCCACTGCGAGCGGGAGTTCAGCACGGACGAGGACATGGTGGCCGGCGTGGAGGCACTGACCGCCGTGGCGCGGGAGCTGGTGTTCGGGGCGCTGGTGGAGGAGGACGCGTCGTCGGCCGCTGCTGCCGGGGCGGGTGCGCGATGA
- a CDS encoding MFS transporter, which produces MTTNETRMRPGAASAEAFAQSTKTSGMQKRVLAGGSVGQFIEFYDFALYGLSAVTLSQLFFPGENALIGLLATFATFGVAFVARPIGGLFFGQLGDRIGRRKVLYITLVTIGGATALIGLLPPYAAIGALAPALLVLCRLLQGFSAGGESVGAPAFVFEHAPVHRRGFWLNITLAATALPSVVAGAMILILSQSLSDEAFFAWGWRIPFLLALPLSLFGVWIRSKTEESEAFKQVAAKAEQKEYSPIREAFRENKLRMVQVIFVMGMTAMGFYFLSGYFVGYVQTTGNLSRESSLLANAVAMLFYALLLPIGGIIGDKVGRKPMLIAGSAAIALLAFPCFMLVTSGSLGLAMLGQLLFVVPLCIYGGGCYTFFVEIFSTKTRFTSAAVSYNVGYALFGGTAPFIGTALVNATGVSYSPAYWLCGAAVIVFLLLTLTKVPETRGRIG; this is translated from the coding sequence ATGACGACCAACGAAACCCGGATGCGGCCGGGAGCCGCCAGCGCTGAGGCCTTCGCGCAGTCCACCAAGACCAGCGGGATGCAGAAGCGCGTCCTCGCCGGCGGCAGCGTGGGCCAGTTCATCGAGTTCTACGATTTCGCGCTCTACGGCCTCTCCGCCGTGACGCTCTCGCAGCTGTTCTTCCCCGGCGAGAACGCCCTGATCGGCCTGCTGGCGACGTTCGCGACGTTCGGCGTCGCGTTCGTGGCGCGTCCGATCGGCGGCCTGTTCTTCGGCCAGCTGGGTGACCGGATCGGCCGGCGCAAGGTCCTCTACATCACGCTGGTGACGATTGGCGGGGCGACGGCGCTGATCGGCCTGCTGCCGCCGTACGCGGCGATCGGTGCGCTCGCGCCGGCGCTGCTGGTGCTGTGCCGGCTGCTGCAGGGCTTCTCGGCCGGCGGCGAGTCGGTGGGCGCCCCGGCGTTCGTGTTCGAGCACGCCCCGGTGCACCGCCGCGGCTTCTGGCTGAACATCACGCTGGCGGCCACCGCGCTGCCGTCCGTCGTCGCGGGTGCGATGATCCTGATCCTCAGCCAGAGCTTGTCCGACGAGGCGTTCTTCGCCTGGGGCTGGCGGATTCCGTTCCTGCTGGCGCTGCCGCTGTCCCTGTTCGGCGTGTGGATCCGCTCCAAGACGGAGGAGTCCGAGGCGTTCAAGCAGGTCGCTGCGAAGGCCGAGCAGAAGGAGTACAGCCCGATCCGCGAGGCGTTCCGCGAGAACAAGCTGCGGATGGTCCAGGTCATCTTCGTGATGGGCATGACCGCGATGGGCTTCTACTTCCTCTCCGGCTACTTCGTGGGCTACGTGCAGACCACCGGCAACCTCAGCCGCGAGTCGTCCCTGCTGGCTAACGCCGTGGCGATGCTGTTCTACGCGCTGCTGCTGCCGATCGGCGGAATCATCGGCGACAAGGTGGGCCGCAAGCCGATGCTGATTGCCGGCTCGGCCGCGATCGCGCTGCTCGCGTTCCCGTGCTTCATGCTGGTGACCAGCGGCTCGCTGGGCCTGGCGATGCTCGGCCAGCTGCTCTTCGTGGTGCCGCTGTGCATCTACGGCGGCGGCTGCTACACCTTCTTCGTCGAGATCTTCAGCACCAAGACCCGCTTCACGTCGGCGGCGGTCAGCTACAACGTGGGCTACGCGCTCTTCGGCGGCACCGCTCCGTTCATCGGCACCGCGCTGGTCAACGCCACCGGAGTCTCGTACTCGCCGGCCTACTGGCTCTGCGGCGCGGCGGTGATCGTGTTCCTGCTGCTGACGCTGACCAAGGTGCCGGAGACCCGCGGCCGCATCGGCTAA
- a CDS encoding LysR family transcriptional regulator: MARPFTLIQLRYFAVVAETENMTTAARRLRITQSALSNAISQLEQELEVQLFIRLPQRGLKLSPAGREFAKELPAFLEHADSLYESARGMSENLTGDLKVGLFAPLAPFRAPVILQAFEQRYPDVRVSFLEGDQEFLRRSLLEGRCEVSLMYTLGLLDGVSTQLVERVPPHVLVHEGHPLAADPDGEVALRELQDEPMILLDLPHTREYYLQLFQIAGITPNIRHRVSGYETVRSFVARGHGYSVLNQRLHHDLTYSGGKVVPLRLVDELPGIEVVIARPAGLRPTRRALAFEEICKKLYGADR, translated from the coding sequence ATGGCGAGGCCTTTTACTCTGATCCAGCTGCGGTACTTCGCGGTGGTGGCGGAGACGGAGAATATGACGACGGCGGCGCGGCGGCTGCGCATTACCCAGTCGGCGTTATCGAATGCGATTTCGCAGCTGGAGCAGGAGTTGGAGGTGCAGCTGTTCATCCGGCTGCCGCAGCGGGGGTTGAAGCTGAGCCCTGCCGGGCGGGAGTTCGCGAAGGAGCTGCCGGCGTTCCTAGAGCATGCGGATTCGCTGTATGAGTCGGCGCGGGGAATGTCGGAGAACCTGACTGGCGATCTCAAGGTGGGGTTGTTCGCGCCGCTGGCTCCGTTCCGGGCGCCGGTGATCCTGCAGGCGTTCGAACAGCGCTATCCGGATGTGCGGGTTTCCTTCCTGGAGGGTGACCAAGAGTTCCTGCGCCGGTCGCTGCTCGAGGGGCGCTGCGAGGTGTCGCTGATGTACACGCTGGGGCTGCTGGACGGCGTGAGCACTCAGTTGGTGGAGCGGGTGCCGCCGCATGTGCTGGTGCACGAGGGGCATCCGCTGGCGGCGGATCCGGACGGGGAAGTGGCGCTGCGGGAGCTTCAGGACGAGCCGATGATCCTGCTCGACCTTCCCCATACGCGCGAGTACTACTTGCAGCTGTTCCAGATCGCCGGCATCACGCCGAACATCCGGCACCGGGTGTCGGGCTACGAGACTGTCAGGTCATTCGTGGCGCGCGGACACGGCTACTCAGTGCTGAACCAGCGGCTGCATCATGACCTGACGTATTCGGGCGGCAAGGTGGTGCCGCTGCGGCTGGTGGACGAGCTGCCGGGGATCGAGGTCGTCATCGCTCGGCCGGCGGGACTGCGGCCGACCAGGCGGGCCTTGGCCTTCGAGGAGATTTGCAAGAAGCTGTACGGCGCGGACCGGTAG